In Deinococcus sp. QL22, the following are encoded in one genomic region:
- a CDS encoding ABC transporter substrate-binding protein, giving the protein MKQILGNSSRQKRVGLKLASLAFALLGASALGQKVVSIGYSGPLSGGAAFYGKDVQSGIEMAINEMNKAGGVTVKGEKVTFKLVSLDDRYLPNETATNVRRLTSQGIDFIFVPHAGGILTVQPLAVRDPEFLLVAYSSEPAILEAKNAMTFMLPPRYDNYLQPFVSTQMKAFGKKLGMIGTTSAYGKQWAEAIMGEWKKQGGTLGTNNGVDYATTVDYSSAVTKALADKPDVLFIGGPSQPTALVVKAAREQGFKGGFIVMDQAKFEQMDTIVPRAYLDGSVGVMPTKEFPGTQVFVTQYQRAYKKIPTSEAGLNYMGMNVLAKAMELAGTTEDPKAVRAQLNAAAKALPLGKTVYKLLGVTAGGHVDAEFIIASVKDGKYTKLRVTKVFK; this is encoded by the coding sequence ATGAAGCAAATTTTAGGCAACAGCAGTCGTCAGAAGCGGGTCGGCCTCAAACTCGCTTCCCTCGCGTTCGCCCTCCTCGGCGCGTCGGCCCTCGGCCAAAAAGTGGTCAGCATCGGCTACAGCGGCCCCCTCTCCGGCGGCGCTGCGTTTTACGGCAAAGACGTGCAGTCGGGCATCGAAATGGCGATCAACGAAATGAATAAGGCGGGCGGCGTAACCGTGAAGGGCGAGAAAGTGACCTTCAAGCTCGTGAGCCTCGATGACCGCTACCTGCCCAACGAAACCGCGACCAACGTGCGCCGCCTGACCTCTCAGGGCATCGACTTTATTTTCGTGCCGCACGCCGGGGGCATTCTGACGGTGCAGCCATTGGCCGTCCGTGATCCCGAATTCCTACTGGTGGCCTACTCCAGCGAACCCGCCATTCTGGAAGCCAAGAACGCCATGACGTTCATGCTGCCTCCCCGCTACGACAACTACCTCCAGCCCTTCGTGTCGACCCAGATGAAGGCGTTCGGCAAGAAGTTGGGCATGATCGGCACCACCAGCGCCTACGGCAAGCAGTGGGCCGAAGCGATTATGGGCGAGTGGAAGAAGCAGGGCGGTACGCTGGGCACCAACAACGGCGTCGATTACGCCACCACCGTGGATTACTCCTCTGCCGTCACCAAGGCGCTGGCCGACAAGCCCGACGTGCTGTTTATAGGCGGCCCCAGCCAGCCCACCGCGCTGGTGGTCAAGGCGGCCCGCGAGCAGGGCTTTAAGGGCGGCTTCATCGTCATGGATCAGGCCAAGTTCGAGCAGATGGATACCATCGTGCCCCGCGCTTACCTCGACGGCTCCGTCGGCGTGATGCCCACTAAAGAGTTCCCCGGCACACAGGTCTTCGTGACCCAGTACCAGCGGGCCTACAAAAAGATTCCCACCAGCGAAGCAGGCCTGAACTACATGGGCATGAACGTGCTGGCCAAGGCCATGGAACTGGCCGGAACCACCGAAGACCCCAAAGCCGTGCGTGCCCAACTGAACGCGGCGGCCAAGGCCCTCCCCCTCGGCAAAACCGTGT